Proteins encoded by one window of Culicoides brevitarsis isolate CSIRO-B50_1 chromosome 2, AGI_CSIRO_Cbre_v1, whole genome shotgun sequence:
- the LOC134831753 gene encoding uncharacterized protein LOC134831753 — MPEKPVCRACLKTSFRLKKVTNVDKKLSMTIQTSYSLLTGINCAENDQICPKCLKMLVKCSKFIEKCEEADAKLLQEAMNSDTDFFDDSTTTEEVTEEPTDQSCEEPQTQNIEEEISSLCSEAGSTEETSKVMETEVTVHSASSKSVKFHENLEEVYESDFEECSSETESSKVPQKMTKWKRKRPRIVRRAQKDDSLFHFCKVCRRTFPDRFTLQMHLNGTSVYIPGNHAFFDF; from the exons atgccGGAAAAACCTGTGTGTCGCGCGTGCCTTAAAACCTCATTTCGCCTGAAAAAAGTCACGAATGTCGATAAAAAGCTCTCGATGACAATTCAAACTTCATATTCGCTCCTCACGGGCATCAATTGCGCCGAAAACGACCAAATCTGCCCAAAATGCCTCAAAATGTTGGTAAAATGTTcgaaattcatcgaaaaatgcGAAGAAGCTGATGCCAAGCTACTACAAGAAGCCATGAATTCTGATACGGATTTTTTCGATGACTCAACGACGACGGAGGAAGTCACGGAAGAGCCAACGGATCAAAGTTGTGAAGAGCCACAAACGCAAAATATCGAAGAAGAAATCTCGAGTTTGTGTTCTGAAGCAGGAAGTACGGAGGAAACGTCGAAAGTGATGGAAACTGAAGTCACGGTTCACTCAGCGAGCAGTAAAAGTGTcaaatttcacgaaaatttgGAGGAAGTGTACGAATCTGACTTTGAGGAATGCAGTTCGGAGACGGAAAGCTCAAAAGTGCctcaaaaaatgacgaaatggAAGCGAAAAAGACCGCGAATTGTCAGAAGAGCCCAAAAAGACGACAGTTTATTCCATTTTTGTAAAGTTTGTC gaagaACATTTCCGGATAGATTTACACTTCAAATGCATCTCAACGGGACTTCTGTATACATCCCCGGAAATCATGCcttctttgatttttga
- the LOC134831040 gene encoding uncharacterized protein LOC134831040, protein MDLDFSSKYSDRSQAEFNPYRCGTCGRVNSSLKTCSGCRLISFCSVDCQKKYWKVHKPLCKAVSKILTSRGKATIFDVQRLELEDDMTDKEKFAMSYWQLMFKMREYLGRNLDFEERLLFTFPKYCEVCYETDPFKLKTCSGCKNSSFCKTGDCQMKAEADPNIHEKYCPEKKLAFMCRRDFKFKEIFKSLPETMDFGEFLANNPECNLFTLIEKVADKKFVRRPENIKQMESYSTVCQFNFTATIIYALHKARLLHPDREMLKIHLVGVQNEISQFCKETMGLFFVFLPHLQSIKLALIGPEMDVPGVGKQEIDFFGRSVEISYHPMFYEDFSGDKPDLIMCLNSGFNDYSWGKTPVPHMKRHYVVFPGTPDTDWVRGMKKILKQKVPFAFTTFIAAEIYDDAWFVKRVAEKMNVYRDLVGVEIGKNPFQDLKPFLHTDFLTDEKLLYANQRICVMNWKENIGEEFVELKKEFEKILLSN, encoded by the exons atggatcttgatttttcttcaaaatacaGCGATCGCAGTCAAGCAGAGTTTAATCCTTATCGATGCGGGACTTGCGGGCGCGTaaattcatcattaaaaaCCTGTAGCGGTTGTCGTTTGATATCATTTTGCTCCGTGGACTGTCAAAAGAAATATTGGAAGGTACATAAGCCACTTTGTAAGGCAGTGAGCAAAATTTTGACCTCCCGTGGTAAAGCTACGATCTTTGATGTGCAACGTTTGGAGCTCGAAGATGACATGACTGACAAGGAAAAGTTTGCCATGAGCTATTGGCAGTTAATGTTCAAGATGCGGGAGTATTTGGGAAGAAATTTAGACTTTGAAGAGCGAttg ctCTTTACGTTTCCGAAATACTGTGAAGTTTGTTACGAAACGGATCCTTTCAAGCTAAAAACATGTTCGGGATGTAAAAATTCGTCATTTTGCAAGACAGGCGATTGTCAAATGAAGGCAGAAGCTGATCCAAATatccatgaaaaatattgcCCTGAGAAAAAACTCGCTTTTATGTGTCGTCGTGActttaaattcaaagaaattttcaaaagcttACCGGAAACGATGGATTTCGGCGAATTCCTCGCAAATAACCCTGAATGTAATCTTTTTACACTCATTGAGAAGGTTGCTGATAAGAAATTTGTTCGTCGTCCcgaaaatatcaaacaaatgGAGTCCTATTCAACTGTATGTCAATTTAACTTCACAGCAACGATCATTTATGCCTTGCACAAAGCTCGTCTTTTGCATCCCGATCGCGAAATGCTCAAAATTCATCTTGTCGGAGTTCAAAACGAGATTTCACAGTTTTGCAAGGAGACAATGGgactattttttgtctttctgcCGCACTTGCAATCCATCAAACTCGCTTTAATTGGTCCGGAAATGGATGTTCCGGGAGTTGGAAAGCAAGAAATCGACTTTTTCGGGAGAAGCGTTGAAATTTCCTACCATCCAATGTTCTATGAGGACTTTTCCGGAGACAAACCTGACCTCATCATGTGTCTCAATAGCGGATTTAACGATTACAGTTGGGGCAAGACGCCAGTTCCGCATATGAAAAGGCATTATGTTGTCTTTCCAGGCACTCCGGATACCGATTGGGTGCGTGGCATGAAGAAAATCCTCAAGCAAAAGGTCCCGTTTGCCTTTACGACGTTCATTGCGGCGGAAATTTACGACGATGCGTGGTTTGTGAAGCGAGTTGCCGAAAAAATGAACGTTTATCGCGATTTGGTAGGCGTTGAAATTGGTAAAAATCCGTTTCAGGACTTGAAACCTTTTTTGCATACGGATTTTCTGACGGATGAGAAGCTTTTGTACGCAAATCAGAGAATTTGCGTGATGAATTGGAAGGAAAATATCGGCGAAGAATTCGTTGAACTCAAAAAAGAGTTTGAAAAGATACTTTTGAGCAattaa
- the LOC134831152 gene encoding serpin B3-like has product MESITEFSGNYLQKVFSDSPNENVATSPLSLVSLLYLLWVGARGSTQSSIASTMKINSLRSPLETQQEFEKIFNKLNNDPLLKSATKIFLNQAFNVTAEFEPFVQSFDFNDVAHVTRSTNAWIESYTNGKIKKLVDENMIQPETIMVLLNALYFKGLWKDPFTFTREDDFQNIDGSKSRVTFMSEIFRYRHANLRDLNAEVLELPYQNSDIVMLICLPNSPNGIQDLIKKFPTVQKRVFSTPLEAKYLSATLPRFKIESSLRLNRILKQLGMGEAFTDRADFRNMLKPGSGSSKVSSVVQKTFVEVDEKGTESASGSGAFIIPRMSLEDFNCEHPFMFFIYHRTLNIPIIAGVVRNL; this is encoded by the exons ATGGAAAGCATCACAGAATTCAGCGGAAATTACctgcaaaaagttttttcagacTCGCCAAATGAAAATGTCGCGACATCTCCTTTGTCCCTTGTCTCGTTGTTGTATCTCTTGTGGGTTGGCGCTCGCGGATCGACTCAATCAAGCATTGCATCAACCATGAAGATCAATTCCCTTCGTTCGCCGCTCGAGACGCAGCaggaatttgagaaaattttcaacaaattgaaCAATGATCCGCTCCTGAAATCCGCCACAAAGATTTTTCTGAATCAGGCGTTCAATGTTACCGCGGAATTTGAGCCGTTCGTGCAATCGTTCGATTTTAACGATGTCGCGCACGTCACAAGGTCAACCAATGCCTGGATCGAAAGCTACACAAATGGCAAAATAAAGAAGTTAGTTGACGAGAATATGATTCAACCGGAAACGATAATGGTCCTGTTGAATGCTTTGTACTTCAAGGGTTTGTGGAAGGATCCGTTTACGTTTACGCGCGAAGATGACTTTCAAAATATCGATGGAAGTAAGTCGCGAGTGACTTTTATGAGTGAAAtt ttCCGCTATCGTCACGCCAATTTGAGAGACCTAAATGCTGAAGTTCTTGAACTCCCATATCAAAACTCCGACATCGTGATGTTAATCTGCCTACCAAACAGCCCAAACGGAATTCAGgatctcatcaaaaaattcccaacAGTTCAAAAACGAGTTTTTTCCACTCCATTGGAAGCGAAATATTTGAGTGCAACACTGCCACGCTTCAAAATCGAGTCCTCATTGAGACTCAATCGAATCCTGAAGCAACTTGGAATGGGAGAAGCCTTCACGGATCGCGCTGACTTCCGTAATATGCTGAAACCGGGCAGTGGTTCGTCAAAAGTTTCGTCTGTAGTGCAAAAAACTTTCGTTGAAGTCGATGAAAAGGGCACGGAAAGTGCTTCGGGATCGGGAGCTTTTATTATTCCCCGCATGAGTTTGGAAGATTTCAATTGTGAACAtccttttatgtttttcatctACCATCGAACGTTGAATATTCCGATAATTGCGGGAGTTGTGAGgaatttgtag